One Phocaeicola dorei genomic region harbors:
- the ribD gene encoding bifunctional diaminohydroxyphosphoribosylaminopyrimidine deaminase/5-amino-6-(5-phosphoribosylamino)uracil reductase RibD, translating to MTKDEKYISRCLQLAHNGLCNTAPNPMVGAVIVYHDTIIGEGYHIRCGEAHAEVNAIRSVKDENLLKESTIYVSLEPCSHYGKTPPCADLIIEKKIPKVVIGCMDPFSLVAGRGIEKLRKAGIEVTVGVLEEECRHLIRRFITFNTLKRPYITLKWAESTDGFIDINRTGGKPIKLSNPLTSMLVHKKRAEHDAILVGRRTALLDNPSLSTRNWYGKHPVRLVIDKELTLPRDLELFSGRIKTFVFTRKSPHQPNTLTEYISLDFSKDILPQIMEVLYQKKIQSLLVEGGSILLQSFIDSSLWDEAFIEKVPLCLKNGIEAPSIQKKYFKLNKIYFGREIMHAVHPQNQRQNVAD from the coding sequence ATGACAAAAGATGAAAAATATATTTCCCGTTGTCTGCAACTGGCACACAACGGACTCTGTAACACAGCTCCTAATCCGATGGTAGGTGCTGTCATCGTATATCACGATACCATTATTGGAGAGGGCTACCACATCCGTTGCGGAGAGGCACATGCCGAAGTAAACGCCATACGTTCCGTTAAAGACGAAAATCTGTTGAAGGAATCAACCATTTACGTAAGTCTGGAACCATGCTCCCATTATGGGAAGACCCCTCCCTGCGCCGATCTGATTATAGAGAAGAAAATCCCCAAAGTCGTGATAGGCTGCATGGACCCGTTTTCTCTGGTAGCCGGCAGAGGTATCGAAAAACTGCGCAAAGCCGGTATTGAAGTAACTGTAGGTGTATTAGAGGAGGAATGCCGGCACCTGATAAGACGCTTCATTACATTCAACACACTCAAACGCCCATACATAACCTTAAAGTGGGCAGAATCTACCGATGGTTTCATCGATATAAACCGCACAGGAGGAAAACCGATCAAACTATCCAATCCACTGACCAGCATGCTGGTACACAAAAAACGCGCCGAACATGACGCTATATTAGTAGGACGACGCACGGCATTACTTGACAATCCCTCCTTATCCACCCGGAATTGGTACGGCAAGCATCCCGTACGCCTGGTAATAGACAAAGAATTGACATTACCGCGAGACCTGGAACTTTTCAGTGGCAGGATAAAGACATTCGTGTTCACCCGAAAATCCCCCCATCAGCCAAACACATTAACAGAATACATATCTTTGGATTTTAGCAAAGACATCCTGCCGCAAATAATGGAAGTATTATATCAGAAAAAAATACAATCACTTCTAGTAGAAGGAGGAAGTATTTTATTACAGTCTTTCATAGATTCCAGTCTATGGGATGAAGCCTTCATAGAAAAGGTTCCACTGTGTTTGAAGAATGGGATAGAGGCACCTTCTATTCAAAAAAAATACTTTAAATTGAATAAAATATACTTTGGAAGAGAAATAATGCATGCCGTCCATCCACAAAACCAAAGACAAAATGTGGCTGATTGA
- the prmC gene encoding peptide chain release factor N(5)-glutamine methyltransferase — protein sequence MNPVVSYIKQTLQGYYPDTELVPMAKLLLTQVFGMSVVELYAGKDTTFSVNEQKRLDDILVRLQKLEPIQYIIGTEEFYGLTFEVNKHVLIPRPETGELVDWIIREHKYGRVKILDIGTGSGCIAVSLTKNLEEAEVVSWDVSEKALQVAERNCRRNGVRVTLEQRDVLLASPAGEQFDVIVSNPPYITEKEKANMSANVLEWEPELALFVPDDSPLLFYRKIAELGRDMLVSGGRLYFEINQEYGRETVDMLAGLGYKNIELRKDLFQNDRMIKAKK from the coding sequence ATGAATCCTGTTGTATCTTACATAAAACAAACCTTGCAGGGGTATTACCCCGATACAGAACTTGTACCTATGGCTAAATTGCTGCTTACACAAGTCTTCGGTATGTCTGTTGTTGAATTGTATGCAGGCAAAGATACTACTTTTTCAGTGAATGAGCAGAAACGGTTGGATGATATTCTGGTCCGTCTGCAAAAACTAGAACCTATTCAATATATAATAGGCACTGAAGAGTTTTATGGTCTTACTTTTGAAGTGAATAAACATGTATTGATTCCACGTCCGGAAACGGGGGAGTTGGTAGATTGGATTATACGGGAACATAAGTATGGTCGGGTTAAAATATTGGATATTGGTACGGGGAGTGGTTGTATCGCTGTTTCTTTGACCAAGAATCTGGAAGAGGCGGAGGTCGTTTCATGGGATGTCTCAGAAAAGGCGTTGCAAGTTGCAGAACGTAATTGCAGGCGGAACGGCGTTCGTGTAACTCTTGAGCAAAGGGATGTGCTGCTTGCTTCTCCTGCCGGTGAGCAGTTTGATGTCATTGTCAGCAATCCACCTTATATTACAGAAAAGGAGAAAGCGAATATGAGTGCTAATGTCTTGGAGTGGGAGCCGGAATTGGCTTTGTTTGTGCCGGATGATAGTCCATTGCTGTTTTATCGGAAAATAGCAGAATTGGGTAGGGATATGTTAGTGTCTGGTGGAAGGCTTTATTTTGAAATTAATCAGGAATATGGCCGGGAGACGGTGGATATGCTAGCTGGTTTGGGATACAAAAATATAGAATTGAGGAAAGATCTCTTTCAAAATGATAGAATGATAAAAGCGAAAAAATGA
- a CDS encoding OmpH family outer membrane protein: MLKKIALLLLLIVPMSVFAQKFGHLKSADVLTVMPEFTKAQTDIQAMQKQYEDEMKRATDELTKKYTEYQQEQANLPKNIQERRQKELQELQEKGMQFQQDAQQQLQKSYADMMEPIYKKIEDAIKAVGQEGGYTYIFDLNRTEIPYVNEAQSTDVTAAVKAKVGIK, translated from the coding sequence ATGTTGAAAAAAATTGCTTTACTACTTTTACTCATCGTTCCGATGAGTGTATTTGCTCAGAAATTCGGGCATCTTAAATCTGCAGATGTACTTACTGTCATGCCGGAATTTACAAAGGCTCAGACTGACATCCAAGCTATGCAGAAACAATATGAGGATGAAATGAAACGTGCGACTGATGAACTGACCAAAAAATATACTGAATACCAACAGGAACAAGCCAACCTTCCTAAGAACATTCAGGAAAGACGCCAGAAAGAATTGCAGGAATTACAGGAAAAAGGAATGCAGTTCCAACAAGACGCACAACAGCAATTGCAGAAATCATACGCTGATATGATGGAACCTATCTACAAAAAAATTGAGGATGCCATCAAAGCAGTAGGCCAGGAAGGTGGATATACTTATATCTTTGATTTGAACAGAACAGAAATTCCCTACGTAAATGAAGCGCAGTCCACGGATGTAACTGCTGCTGTCAAAGCTAAAGTAGGAATCAAATAA
- a CDS encoding IS5 family transposase, giving the protein MTQYPTDLTEKQWQVIKNILEPQARNRKHSLKEIMNAILYINKTGCQWRMLPSDFAPWQTVYYYFRKWKLEGVFEEVMDTLHAFIRKQAGRQESPSLGIMDSRSVKTSHHVDSDRGIDGNKKIKGRKEHIIVDTLGLPLAVAIHEANLHDSKGAPQAIEKLAYKFPRLVKILADGGYRGDLADWVKKKFGWILEVVLRPDECPSKFQVLPKRWIVERSFSWLENFRRLTIDYEFLAETAEAMVQIAFIQIMLNRFIE; this is encoded by the coding sequence ATGACACAGTATCCAACCGACCTGACTGAAAAACAGTGGCAAGTTATAAAAAATATTTTAGAGCCGCAAGCGAGGAACCGAAAACATTCGCTTAAAGAGATAATGAATGCCATCCTTTATATCAACAAGACCGGCTGCCAGTGGCGTATGCTTCCTTCTGACTTCGCCCCTTGGCAAACCGTCTATTACTACTTCCGTAAATGGAAGCTTGAAGGCGTGTTTGAAGAAGTGATGGATACCTTGCACGCTTTCATCCGTAAACAGGCAGGACGGCAGGAAAGTCCCAGTCTTGGCATCATGGATTCCAGAAGCGTAAAGACTTCCCATCATGTTGATTCAGACCGTGGTATAGACGGGAACAAGAAAATCAAAGGACGGAAAGAGCACATCATTGTCGATACGCTTGGCCTTCCGTTAGCCGTCGCAATCCATGAGGCCAACCTGCATGACAGCAAGGGCGCCCCACAAGCCATAGAAAAACTCGCTTATAAATTTCCGCGTTTGGTGAAAATCCTGGCGGACGGAGGCTACAGGGGAGATTTGGCTGATTGGGTCAAGAAGAAATTCGGATGGATATTGGAGGTCGTACTCAGACCGGACGAATGTCCATCCAAATTTCAGGTACTGCCCAAACGCTGGATTGTGGAACGCTCTTTCTCATGGCTGGAAAACTTCAGAAGGCTGACCATCGATTACGAATTCCTTGCTGAAACCGCAGAAGCTATGGTACAGATTGCATTCATCCAAATCATGCTTAACAGATTTATCGAATGA
- a CDS encoding isoprenyl transferase, whose protein sequence is MPYREQIDKSRIPAHVAIIMDGNGRWAKQRGQARSFGHQAGAETVHIIAEEAARLGVKYLTLYTFSTENWNRPVDEVAALMSLLMDSIEEETFMKNNISFRIIGDTAKLPVEVLERLNQCIEHTSINTGMCLTLALSYSSKWEITEAVRQITIKIQNNKLAIDDIDDNLINAHLSTNYMPDPDLLIRTGGEIRLSNYLLWQCAYSELYFCETFWPDFREEEFCKAIYDYQKRERRFGKTSEQI, encoded by the coding sequence ATGCCATATAGAGAGCAAATAGACAAAAGCCGTATACCTGCCCATGTAGCCATTATAATGGATGGAAATGGAAGATGGGCTAAACAACGTGGACAGGCACGTAGCTTCGGACATCAAGCCGGTGCAGAAACTGTACACATCATAGCAGAAGAAGCGGCTAGACTGGGAGTCAAATACTTGACACTATATACTTTCTCTACCGAAAACTGGAATCGCCCGGTAGATGAAGTCGCTGCTCTGATGAGTCTTCTGATGGACTCCATTGAAGAAGAAACTTTCATGAAAAACAACATCAGTTTTCGCATTATCGGTGATACGGCAAAGTTACCGGTAGAAGTTCTGGAACGATTGAACCAATGTATTGAACACACCTCAATCAATACCGGCATGTGTCTGACACTTGCTTTAAGCTACTCTTCCAAATGGGAAATAACAGAAGCGGTAAGACAAATAACGATCAAGATTCAAAACAACAAACTAGCCATTGACGACATCGATGACAATTTGATAAATGCGCATTTAAGTACAAACTATATGCCCGATCCAGATTTGCTTATACGTACCGGAGGAGAAATCCGCCTTAGCAACTATCTGCTTTGGCAATGTGCTTATTCCGAACTATATTTTTGTGAAACGTTCTGGCCGGATTTCCGCGAAGAAGAATTTTGCAAAGCCATTTATGATTATCAGAAAAGAGAACGCCGTTTCGGCAAAACCAGTGAACAAATATAA
- a CDS encoding regulatory protein RecX: MKGELSENELRYKAEAYCSSMERCVTDVEAKLSQWGATPEVMEKIVRHLQDERYIDQKRFCSAFVRDKYRFNQWGRVKISQALRMKKIPADVIAEGLEEIDEREYVEILSGLIEQKRSRVKACTEYERNGKLIRFAVGRGFEIEAVCRCVKQTGEDDVYLD, from the coding sequence ATGAAAGGAGAATTAAGTGAGAATGAGTTGAGGTATAAGGCAGAAGCTTATTGTTCTTCAATGGAACGTTGTGTAACGGATGTAGAGGCTAAATTATCACAATGGGGGGCAACTCCGGAAGTGATGGAGAAAATCGTTCGGCATTTGCAGGATGAGAGATACATTGACCAGAAGCGTTTTTGCTCGGCTTTTGTTCGTGATAAATATCGCTTTAACCAATGGGGCAGAGTGAAAATCAGTCAGGCTTTGCGCATGAAGAAGATCCCTGCGGATGTTATAGCCGAAGGGTTGGAGGAGATAGATGAACGGGAGTATGTGGAGATTCTGTCTGGCTTGATCGAGCAGAAAAGAAGTAGAGTGAAAGCATGTACGGAATACGAACGGAATGGGAAATTGATTCGTTTTGCTGTTGGTAGAGGATTTGAAATAGAGGCTGTTTGCCGTTGTGTGAAACAAACCGGAGAAGATGATGTCTATTTGGACTGA
- a CDS encoding OmpH family outer membrane protein: MKKAILLSLLFVACVFTASAQKFALIDMEYILKNIPAYEQANTQLNQASQQYQSEVEAKAKEAETLYKEYQKASASLSAAQKTQREEAIVAKEKEAAELRKKYFGPEGEMAKKQEALIAPIQDKIYEAVKQISEQKGYAAVVDRGSAQSIIFASPSIDISNEVLSRLGYSN, from the coding sequence ATGAAAAAGGCTATCCTATTATCTCTATTGTTTGTGGCTTGTGTATTCACAGCCAGCGCTCAAAAGTTTGCCTTGATTGATATGGAATATATCCTGAAGAATATTCCTGCATACGAACAGGCGAATACCCAACTGAATCAAGCTTCACAACAATATCAAAGTGAGGTGGAGGCGAAAGCAAAAGAAGCGGAAACACTTTATAAAGAATACCAGAAAGCCTCGGCTTCCCTGTCGGCCGCACAGAAAACGCAAAGAGAAGAAGCAATTGTGGCAAAAGAAAAGGAAGCAGCCGAACTGAGAAAGAAATATTTCGGTCCTGAAGGAGAAATGGCCAAAAAACAAGAAGCATTAATCGCACCTATTCAAGATAAAATCTATGAAGCGGTAAAACAGATTTCAGAGCAAAAAGGATATGCGGCAGTAGTAGACAGAGGCTCTGCCCAAAGTATTATTTTCGCGTCTCCAAGCATTGATATCAGCAATGAAGTGCTCTCAAGATTAGGATATTCAAATTAA
- a CDS encoding DUF6242 domain-containing protein: MKIKFLTVITSLLTAAFMITSCLDDNEVETEYSSESSITAFAIKDKIETQYTEKVNGKDTTLTFTVDGTKYPFAIDQGTRHIYNVDSLPVGTDISKVVVSITSDGIGVFIVAEDKDSLWNETDSLNFEKPIQFKVMAMSGVYGPIYKAEINVHKQVPDSLQWSHRGSSFDNTIQAQKAVTLGDYIYVFAQQDNGAAVTSTHINDGGTWTPLQALPENMLNADYSSAMAWGDKLYILADNDLYCSSDGKSWSKIGTNTKFEKLIAGVHSEYNRKLYAIDTNNHFMESTDAMAWDTNGEVPANFPKNQISYTAYPLVTNKSIDRMVLMGENPIATDTTSTVWTRLTTEDSWADYPTAAYDSFYCPKLANIAMIHYNDQLYAFGGPGKSFGKDIPAFSQFYESTDQGVTWKPVSRYVFFPTEFPDLYHQADGNYSYVIDKNNFLWIIWSRSGEVWRGRINKLGFDSKE; encoded by the coding sequence ATGAAAATAAAGTTTTTGACTGTCATCACAAGTCTGCTTACTGCAGCTTTTATGATTACATCTTGCTTGGACGACAACGAAGTAGAAACAGAATATAGTTCAGAATCAAGCATTACCGCTTTTGCTATAAAAGATAAAATTGAAACTCAATATACCGAAAAGGTTAATGGCAAAGATACAACGCTGACATTCACCGTTGATGGTACCAAATACCCTTTTGCCATCGACCAAGGCACAAGACATATCTACAATGTAGACTCCCTGCCAGTCGGTACAGACATCAGCAAAGTTGTAGTCAGCATAACATCAGATGGTATCGGAGTTTTTATTGTTGCAGAGGACAAAGATTCGTTGTGGAATGAAACCGACTCCTTGAATTTCGAAAAACCTATCCAATTTAAAGTTATGGCAATGAGCGGAGTCTATGGGCCTATTTATAAAGCTGAGATTAATGTACATAAACAAGTTCCCGACTCATTGCAGTGGAGCCATAGAGGAAGTAGTTTCGACAACACCATCCAGGCACAAAAAGCAGTCACATTAGGAGATTATATTTATGTTTTCGCACAGCAAGACAATGGTGCCGCTGTTACAAGCACCCACATCAATGATGGAGGAACCTGGACACCCTTACAGGCTTTACCTGAAAATATGCTAAATGCGGACTATTCTTCTGCCATGGCATGGGGAGACAAATTATACATACTTGCCGACAATGACCTGTACTGTTCCTCTGATGGAAAAAGCTGGAGCAAGATTGGCACTAACACCAAATTCGAGAAGCTGATTGCCGGCGTTCATTCAGAATATAACCGCAAATTGTACGCCATAGACACCAACAATCATTTTATGGAAAGTACGGATGCTATGGCGTGGGATACTAATGGAGAGGTTCCGGCCAATTTCCCGAAAAATCAGATATCATACACAGCTTACCCGTTGGTAACCAATAAATCCATAGACCGTATGGTACTAATGGGGGAAAATCCCATTGCTACCGACACGACCTCTACTGTATGGACCAGACTGACCACAGAAGACAGTTGGGCAGATTATCCTACAGCCGCATACGATAGTTTTTATTGTCCCAAGCTGGCTAATATAGCCATGATTCATTACAACGACCAATTATACGCTTTCGGTGGTCCGGGCAAAAGTTTCGGTAAGGACATTCCCGCCTTCAGCCAATTCTATGAATCAACAGATCAAGGCGTTACATGGAAACCTGTTTCTAGATATGTATTTTTCCCAACAGAATTCCCCGATCTATACCATCAGGCAGACGGCAACTATTCTTATGTTATAGACAAAAATAACTTTTTGTGGATTATATGGAGCCGAAGTGGAGAAGTATGGAGGGGAAGAATCAATAAGTTGGGATTCGATTCCAAGGAATAA
- the bamA gene encoding outer membrane protein assembly factor BamA, whose amino-acid sequence MLYRISLILLTLTCLFCFSTGSYAQEANVEENDNPVILYSGTPKKYEIGGIKVEGVKNYEDYVLIGLSGLSVGQTIVVPGDDITTAVKRYWRHGLFSDVQIIAEKIVGDKIYLKIILAQRPRIADIRYHGVKKSEREDLEAKLGLVKGSQITPNLIDRAKILIKKHFDEKGFKNAEVTIVERDLADNKDQVDVDVMIDKKEKVKVHKITIDGNTVLSDKKLKRVMKKTNEKNKLVNLFRTKKFIEEKYEEDKQHIIDKYNELGYRDAQIVVDSISPYDDRTVDVYMKIEEGDKYYLRNVTWVGNTIYASDWLNEQLRMKKGDVYNQKLMTERLTGDEDAIGNYYYNKGYVFYNLDPVEVNIDGDSIDLEMRIQEGPQASISKVRINGNDRLYENVVRRELRTKPGDLFSKEALERSYREIAQMGHFNPENIQPDVQPDPTNGTVDINWNLESKANDQVEFSAGWGQTGVIGKLSLKFTNFSMANLFHKSDNYRGFLPQGDGQTLTISGQTNGSYYQSYSVSFFDPWFGGKRPNSFSVSAFYSIQTDISSNYYNSAYMNNYYNYYSGYGNYYGGYNNYESYYDPDKSIQMYGASIGWGKRLRWPDDYFTLSAELSYQRFILKDWSYLYIKLNNGEYMSTGNCNNLSLNLTLARNSTDNPIFPRRGSEFSASVQLTPPYSLFSNKDYSVYGKDDYDEAASMFNWIEYHKWKFKSKTYTALTGGQKCPVIMTRAEFGLLGHYNKYKKSPFETFYMGGDGMTGYSTSYASETIALRGYENGSLTPYGSEGYAYVRLGAELRYPLMLENSTSIYALGFIEGGNAWTDVSKFNPFQLKRSAGVGVRIFLPMIGMMGIDWAYGFDKINGSSRYSGSQFHFILGQEF is encoded by the coding sequence ATGCTATATCGTATTTCACTTATACTATTAACGCTTACATGCCTATTTTGCTTTTCAACAGGCAGTTACGCCCAAGAAGCAAACGTAGAAGAAAACGACAATCCAGTCATACTTTATTCCGGAACGCCCAAGAAGTATGAAATCGGCGGAATCAAAGTAGAAGGCGTAAAAAACTATGAAGATTATGTATTGATCGGACTTTCAGGACTATCGGTAGGACAGACCATTGTTGTTCCGGGAGATGACATTACCACAGCTGTAAAACGTTATTGGCGACACGGACTGTTCTCTGATGTACAAATCATAGCTGAAAAAATTGTTGGAGACAAGATCTATTTAAAAATCATCCTGGCTCAACGTCCACGTATTGCCGACATTCGTTACCACGGCGTAAAGAAAAGCGAGCGTGAAGATTTGGAAGCCAAACTAGGCTTGGTAAAAGGAAGCCAGATTACTCCCAACTTGATAGACCGTGCTAAAATATTAATCAAGAAACATTTCGATGAAAAAGGTTTTAAAAACGCCGAAGTGACTATTGTAGAGCGTGATTTGGCTGACAATAAAGACCAAGTGGATGTTGATGTAATGATTGACAAGAAAGAAAAGGTGAAAGTCCACAAGATCACCATTGACGGCAACACTGTGTTGAGTGACAAGAAGTTAAAGCGTGTCATGAAGAAGACGAATGAGAAAAACAAACTTGTCAACCTCTTCCGTACCAAAAAGTTCATTGAAGAGAAATACGAAGAAGACAAACAGCATATCATCGACAAATACAACGAATTAGGTTACCGCGACGCACAAATTGTTGTGGACAGCATTTCTCCATACGATGACCGTACCGTCGATGTGTACATGAAAATAGAAGAAGGTGACAAATACTATCTGCGCAACGTGACATGGGTAGGTAACACCATTTATGCTTCGGACTGGTTGAACGAGCAACTCCGTATGAAAAAAGGAGATGTTTATAACCAGAAATTAATGACCGAGCGTCTAACCGGTGATGAAGACGCTATCGGTAACTACTACTATAATAAAGGATACGTATTCTACAACCTTGACCCGGTAGAAGTAAACATAGACGGTGACTCCATTGACTTGGAAATGCGTATTCAGGAAGGTCCTCAGGCCTCTATCAGCAAAGTGCGCATCAACGGTAACGACCGTTTGTATGAAAACGTGGTACGCCGTGAGTTAAGAACCAAACCGGGAGATCTGTTCAGCAAAGAAGCATTGGAACGTTCCTATCGTGAGATAGCCCAAATGGGACATTTCAACCCTGAAAATATCCAGCCGGATGTTCAACCGGATCCTACCAATGGTACAGTAGACATCAACTGGAATCTGGAGTCTAAAGCAAATGACCAGGTAGAGTTCTCGGCAGGTTGGGGACAGACCGGTGTTATCGGTAAATTAAGTTTGAAGTTCACGAACTTCTCTATGGCAAACTTGTTCCATAAGAGTGATAACTACCGAGGATTCCTGCCACAAGGTGATGGGCAGACATTGACCATCAGCGGACAGACCAACGGTAGTTACTACCAGTCATATAGTGTATCGTTCTTTGACCCGTGGTTTGGCGGGAAACGTCCGAATTCATTCTCTGTTTCGGCTTTCTACTCCATACAGACAGATATCAGCAGTAACTACTATAACTCAGCTTATATGAATAATTACTATAATTATTACAGCGGTTATGGTAATTATTATGGTGGATATAACAACTACGAGTCTTATTATGACCCCGACAAATCTATCCAGATGTATGGAGCATCCATCGGTTGGGGTAAGCGTTTGAGGTGGCCGGATGACTACTTTACCCTGTCAGCCGAACTCTCTTACCAACGATTTATATTGAAAGACTGGAGCTACCTGTATATCAAGTTGAACAACGGAGAGTATATGTCAACCGGTAATTGCAACAACTTGAGTTTGAATCTAACTCTGGCACGTAACTCTACGGACAACCCGATTTTCCCGCGTCGCGGTTCTGAATTCTCGGCTTCCGTACAGTTGACTCCTCCGTACTCATTGTTCAGTAACAAGGACTACTCGGTATACGGTAAAGATGATTATGATGAAGCGGCAAGCATGTTCAACTGGATTGAATACCATAAATGGAAATTCAAATCAAAGACCTATACCGCCCTTACAGGAGGTCAGAAATGTCCGGTTATTATGACACGCGCAGAATTCGGCTTGCTGGGTCACTATAACAAATACAAAAAATCACCTTTTGAAACATTCTACATGGGTGGTGACGGTATGACAGGCTATAGCACCAGCTACGCTTCCGAAACCATTGCACTGCGTGGTTACGAAAACGGTTCATTGACCCCTTATGGTAGTGAAGGCTACGCTTACGTACGTTTAGGTGCAGAATTAAGATACCCGTTGATGCTGGAGAATTCGACCAGTATCTATGCGCTAGGCTTCATCGAAGGAGGTAACGCATGGACAGATGTAAGCAAGTTCAATCCGTTCCAGTTGAAACGCTCGGCAGGTGTCGGTGTCCGTATCTTCCTGCCGATGATTGGTATGATGGGTATTGACTGGGCATATGGTTTCGACAAGATTAACGGCTCCAGCCGTTATAGTGGAAGCCAGTTCCACTTTATCCTAGGACAAGAGTTTTAA